One genomic region from Novosphingobium sp. 9U encodes:
- a CDS encoding TauD/TfdA family dioxygenase, translated as MSLTVKPAKPSIGGIIQVDRDHLLDDETIATVQHELEQRGVLVFPELHASDELQLAFTDRLGDRVNFTRRVPGSDVDTPDVYKITLDRKLNSEPDYVLGTFFWHIDGITIDQPLPKATVLSARKLSDSGGATEFANLYAAYELLPEREKQEIENLRVIHTVEAAVRPVHGTPTQERIERYRNLAAVMEQPLVWTHDDGRKSLLLGTHADGIVGMPGAHGRALLTRLQQWAAQPDLVYTHHWTEGDLVIWNNQGVMHRVVPYTDEGRVMHRTTIASKEKPGHVASSAELQRIYEMA; from the coding sequence ATGAGCCTGACCGTCAAACCCGCAAAGCCGAGCATCGGCGGCATCATCCAGGTCGATCGGGATCATCTGCTGGACGACGAGACGATCGCCACCGTCCAGCATGAGCTCGAGCAGCGCGGCGTGCTGGTCTTTCCCGAACTCCACGCCAGCGACGAACTCCAGCTCGCCTTCACCGACCGGCTGGGAGATAGGGTGAACTTTACGCGCAGGGTGCCTGGCTCTGACGTCGACACGCCCGACGTCTACAAGATCACTCTCGACCGCAAGCTCAACTCCGAGCCGGACTATGTGCTGGGCACCTTCTTCTGGCATATCGACGGGATCACGATCGACCAGCCGCTGCCCAAGGCCACCGTTCTGTCGGCGCGCAAGCTGTCCGACAGCGGCGGCGCCACGGAGTTCGCCAATCTCTACGCCGCCTACGAACTGCTGCCCGAGCGCGAGAAGCAGGAGATTGAGAACCTGCGGGTGATCCATACGGTGGAGGCGGCCGTGCGCCCGGTCCATGGCACGCCGACCCAAGAGCGCATCGAACGCTACCGCAACCTGGCAGCGGTGATGGAGCAGCCGCTGGTCTGGACGCATGACGACGGGCGCAAGTCGCTGCTGCTGGGCACGCATGCCGATGGCATCGTCGGCATGCCGGGCGCCCATGGCCGCGCCCTGCTCACTCGATTGCAGCAGTGGGCTGCTCAGCCCGATCTCGTCTACACGCACCACTGGACCGAGGGTGACCTGGTGATCTGGAACAACCAGGGCGTCATGCATCGCGTGGTGCCTTACACCGACGAGGGCCGTGTCATGCACCGCAC
- a CDS encoding energy transducer TonB, giving the protein MFAPVTPPLRPPPPIIAAPKPGIGNAANTGASDRVGPGQGAGGIGDGTGGGGDGGDGHGMDDAVTRPVQTRGKLYWSDLPKSLREAHQGGELELRYVVNVDGRVSDCHVTQSSGSPQLDAQTCRLITERFRFRPSRDASGRPVSSGIIERHGWEPRPEDATE; this is encoded by the coding sequence GTGTTCGCTCCCGTGACGCCACCCCTGCGCCCTCCCCCGCCGATCATCGCAGCGCCAAAGCCTGGCATCGGCAATGCAGCCAACACCGGTGCTTCGGACCGGGTCGGACCGGGACAAGGTGCAGGCGGCATCGGCGACGGCACCGGCGGAGGGGGCGACGGCGGCGATGGTCACGGCATGGACGATGCCGTGACCCGGCCGGTGCAGACACGCGGCAAGCTCTACTGGTCGGACCTGCCGAAGTCCCTGCGCGAGGCTCATCAAGGCGGCGAGCTGGAGCTGCGCTACGTCGTCAACGTCGATGGCCGGGTGAGCGACTGCCATGTGACGCAGTCCAGCGGCAGTCCCCAGCTCGATGCGCAGACCTGCCGCTTGATCACCGAGCGCTTCCGGTTCCGCCCTTCGCGCGATGCCTCGGGGCGCCCGGTGTCATCCGGCATCATCGAGCGGCACGGGTGGGAACCCCGGCCCGAGGACGCCACCGAGTAG
- a CDS encoding GlsB/YeaQ/YmgE family stress response membrane protein, whose amino-acid sequence MTLILILIVGGIIGWLASILMRTDGQQGIFLNIVVGVIGALIAGVVITPLIGGAPITSGSFDIMSLFASFLGAVILLAIVNLFRRGSIR is encoded by the coding sequence ATGACCCTAATTCTGATTCTCATCGTTGGCGGTATCATCGGCTGGCTCGCAAGCATTCTCATGCGCACGGATGGCCAGCAGGGTATCTTCCTCAACATCGTGGTCGGCGTCATCGGCGCTTTGATTGCGGGCGTGGTCATCACTCCGCTTATCGGCGGCGCGCCGATCACCAGTGGTTCGTTCGACATCATGTCGCTGTTCGCCTCGTTCTTGGGCGCAGTGATCCTGCTGGCGATCGTGAACCTGTTCCGTCGCGGTTCGATCCGCTAA